A single Mastomys coucha isolate ucsf_1 chromosome X, UCSF_Mcou_1, whole genome shotgun sequence DNA region contains:
- the Rtl5 gene encoding retrotransposon Gag-like protein 5 — protein sequence MSEAAGNLNSLRLANVALREELNALRGENVQLGLQLGRALAEVNSLRGNVSSYTRWPMPIVPVLAEENFEFLLNETDPTPEEEEEEEEEEEVPFLCWPPPRTDPEYVSDDLLINVVQDYTNPDGSSDPPLSPSLSQPELHSPMSKEPTFEFLLPPLERPDIEPFSGDPVYLAEFLMQLETFIADHEDHFSGDEERVAFLISFFTGEARDWAISVTQEGSSLHANFPRFLDEIRKEFCGPIPSRVAKKAIRKLKQGNCTLGSYADAFQFLAQFLSWDDCRLQNQFLKGLSDFFRKELLWSTEMADLDELILECVKIERKVRVPKTALLPGVQNSCCPFALIPNEDENEGVEFYSENEGEGEEAGGYRIYLKDQRKYMKAFPQEMREEEEEMRKEEEMEDEEDEDEDEDEDYEFEEEDEDEEEEEEEEEEEEEDKEEEMKNEDSDENKYEEEDEVIVRVLEPEEEQESEEIEHEHVYVHEHVHTHMQALAAHHHGLHGELMVMDEPVLVDTSTQTISSAIGYHAENYLGVSSRPRNQNRVPLLEGLPGTNSSFYSSPPLIRHAGRLGQRQMRRRPSVLFCLTPRQGGHRATQGRIRV from the coding sequence ATGTCTGAGGCGGCGGGAAATCTCAATAGCCTCCGCTTGGCGAATGTGGCCCTGCGAGAGGAGTTAAATGCCCTTCGAGGAGAGAATGTCCAACTAGGCCTGCAGCTCGGAAGAGCCTTGGCCGAGGTTAATTCCTTGCGGGGCAATGTCTCGAGCTACACCCGCTGGCCCATGCCCATAGTGCCAGTCCTTGCCGAGGAGAACTTTGAGTTCCTGCTCAATGAGACCGATCCCACTcccgaggaagaggaggaggaggaagaggaggaggaggtgccTTTCCTGTGCTGGCCTCCTCCACGCACAGATCCCGAGTACGTCTCAGATGATCTTTTGATTAATGTGGTCCAAGACTATACCAACCCCGACGGGTCCAGTGACCCTCCTCTGTCACCCAGCCTGTCCCAGCCGGAACTGCACTCCCCCATGTCAAAGGAGCCAACCTTTGAGTTCCTTCTGCCACCGCTGGAGCGGCCAGACATTGAACCCTTTTCAGGCGACCCAGTCTACCTGGCTGAATTTCTGATGCAGCTAGAGACCTTCATAGCAGATCACGAGGATCACTTCTCTGGGGACGAGGAACGAGTGGCATTTCTGATCTCCTTTTTCACAGGGGAAGCCAGAGACTGGGCTATCTCAGTCACCCAGGAAGGAAGCTCCTTGCATGCCAACTTCCCGCGCTTCCTGGATGAAATCCGTAAGGAATTCTGTGGCCCCATCCCCTCTCGCGTGGCTAAAAAGGCCATACGCAAGCTGAAACAGGGAAACTGTACCCTGGGCAGCTATGCAGATGCTTTTCAGTTCTTGGCCCAGTTCTTGTCCTGGGACGACTGTCGCCTCCAAAACCAATTTCTCAAAGGCTTGTCAGATTTTTTCCGAAAGGAACTCTTATGGTCAACTGAAATGGCAGACCTGGATGAGCTGATTCTTGAGTGTGTCAAGATAGAAAGGAAAGTGCGGGTCCCCAAGACAGCCTTACTCCCTGGAGTTCAAAATAGCTGCTGCCCTTTTGCACTAATTCCTAATGAGGATGAAAATGAAGGTGTGGAGTTCTACAGTGAAAATGAGGGTGAGGGTGAAGAGGCAGGCGGGTACAGGATTTATCTGAAAGATCAGAGGAAGTACATGAAGGCTTTCCCACAAgagatgagggaggaagaggaggagatgaggaaagaagaagagatggaggatgaagaagatgaggatgaggatgaggacgaggattatgaatttgaggaggaggatgaagacgaggaagaggaggaagaagaggaggaagaagaggaagaagacaaggaggaggagatgaagaatgAGGATAGTGATGAAAATAAGtatgaagaagaagatgaagttATCGTTAGGGTCCTGGAGCcagaagaggagcaagagagtgaggagataGAGCAcgagcatgtgtatgtgcatgagcacgtacacacacatatgcaagcacTTGCTGCCCACCACCATGGCCTACATGGAGAGCTGATGGTGATGGACGAACCTGTCCTTGTTGACACTTCAACCCAGACCATTAGCTCTGCCATAGGCTACCATGCTGAGAATTACCTGGGTGTATCTAGCCGACCAAGGAACCAGAATCGAGTCCCACTTCTGGAGGGCCTTCCAGGGACCAATTCTTCCTTCTACAGCTCACCACCACTGATTCGCCACGCAGGTCGCTTGGGGCAACGCCAAATGCGAAGACGTCCCTCAGTGCTCTTCTGCCTCACTCCTAGGCAGGGGGGCCACCGAGCTACTCAAGGTCGCATTCGAGTGTGA